One genomic region from Leifsonia sp. Root1293 encodes:
- a CDS encoding MaoC family dehydratase, whose protein sequence is MPNTHDIVQRGLWFEEFDLDARYLHRPGRTVTEADNVLFTTLTMNTQALHLDAAFAAQEEFGQRLVNSMFTLSTLVGASVAQLTQGTLVANLGFGAVAFPAPVFIGDTLYAETTVASKRLSASRPGQGIVTLEHAARNQHDVVVATASRSTLVWCDGARS, encoded by the coding sequence ATGCCGAACACCCACGACATCGTGCAACGCGGGCTCTGGTTCGAAGAGTTCGACCTCGACGCACGCTACCTGCACCGACCGGGACGCACGGTCACGGAGGCCGACAACGTGCTGTTCACCACGCTCACGATGAACACGCAGGCGCTCCACCTCGACGCCGCCTTCGCTGCGCAGGAGGAGTTCGGGCAGCGGCTCGTGAACTCGATGTTCACGCTGTCGACGCTGGTCGGGGCATCCGTCGCCCAACTCACCCAGGGCACCCTGGTGGCCAACCTCGGATTCGGCGCGGTGGCCTTCCCCGCACCGGTGTTCATCGGTGACACGCTCTACGCCGAGACGACCGTCGCCTCCAAGCGGCTCTCGGCCTCCCGGCCGGGCCAGGGCATCGTGACTCTCGAACACGCGGCACGCAATCAGCACGACGTGGTCGTGGCGACGGCCTCGCGCAGCACGTTGGTCTGGTGCGACGGAGCACGGTCATGA
- a CDS encoding acyl-CoA dehydrogenase family protein produces the protein MNYDLSDEEQALYDTVSDFADTVVAPAAYGYDTERRLPMEIIAQMGEMGLFGLPFPKKYGGQGGDYVQLCLAVEALGRVDQSIGVTLEAGVGLGIMPIYRNGSPAQREEWLPDLIAGRALAGFGLTEARAGSDAGATETRAVLDGDDWVINGSKQFITNSGTPITSLVTITAVTGERVGRTGETKPELSSIIVPSGTPGFVVGEPYDKVGWHTSDTHPLTLTDVRVPSSNLLGDRGRGYANFLQSLDEGRIAFAALATGAAQGCLEEALRYAKERVVFGTSIGSNQHVAFKIAKMQARVHQARLAWIDAARKMVAGKPFKLEASIAKMVAGEAAMDNARDATQVFGGYGFLNENAVARHYRDSKILEIGEGTTEVQLMIITRELGLAS, from the coding sequence ATGAACTACGACCTCAGCGACGAGGAACAGGCTCTCTACGACACCGTCAGCGATTTCGCGGACACCGTGGTCGCCCCGGCGGCCTACGGCTACGACACCGAGCGCCGTCTGCCGATGGAGATCATCGCGCAGATGGGCGAGATGGGCCTGTTCGGTCTGCCGTTCCCGAAGAAGTACGGCGGGCAGGGCGGCGACTACGTGCAGCTCTGCCTCGCGGTCGAGGCTCTGGGGCGTGTCGACCAGTCCATCGGGGTGACCCTCGAGGCAGGCGTCGGCCTCGGCATCATGCCGATCTACCGCAACGGATCGCCTGCACAGCGGGAGGAGTGGCTGCCCGACCTCATCGCGGGCCGCGCGCTCGCCGGATTCGGTCTCACCGAGGCCAGAGCCGGGTCGGACGCCGGAGCGACCGAGACGCGCGCCGTTCTCGACGGTGACGACTGGGTGATCAACGGTTCGAAGCAGTTCATCACCAACTCGGGCACCCCCATCACGAGCCTCGTCACCATCACCGCTGTCACCGGTGAGCGGGTCGGACGCACCGGCGAGACGAAGCCCGAGCTCTCCAGCATCATCGTGCCGAGCGGCACGCCGGGCTTCGTCGTCGGAGAGCCGTACGACAAGGTCGGCTGGCACACGAGCGACACGCATCCACTCACCCTCACCGACGTTCGGGTGCCGAGCTCCAACCTGCTGGGTGACCGCGGTCGCGGCTATGCCAACTTCCTGCAGTCGCTCGACGAGGGGCGCATCGCGTTCGCCGCGCTCGCCACGGGCGCCGCCCAGGGCTGCCTCGAGGAGGCGCTGCGCTACGCGAAGGAGCGCGTCGTCTTCGGAACCAGCATCGGATCCAACCAGCACGTCGCCTTCAAGATCGCGAAGATGCAGGCGCGCGTGCACCAGGCGCGTCTCGCCTGGATCGATGCAGCACGCAAGATGGTCGCAGGCAAGCCGTTCAAGCTGGAGGCGTCCATCGCCAAGATGGTCGCCGGCGAGGCCGCGATGGACAACGCGCGCGATGCGACGCAGGTCTTCGGGGGCTACGGTTTCCTCAACGAGAACGCCGTGGCGCGGCACTACCGTGACTCCAAGATCCTCGAGATCGGCGAGGGCACCACCGAGGTGCAGCTCATGATCATCACGCGTGAGCTCGGCCTCGCCAGTTGA
- a CDS encoding TetR/AcrR family transcriptional regulator, which translates to MASTPRPAASTDSAVSAASAASSVSPASPASPAPVSSGAVTTAAAAPTERARAKADRRGTLLAAAAALFAERGFAGVSIDDLGAAAGVSGPAVYRHFSGKQAVLAAILLDASTGLLEGGRTVVEAAPAAADALAALVHFHVDFALGNADVILVQDRDIASLAAADSHAVRSLQRRYVELWVGVLGLLHPARTDAELRVRAHAAFGLMNSTPHSARTGTRQPADAVVCAALEQMALASLEA; encoded by the coding sequence ATGGCAAGCACCCCTCGGCCCGCAGCCTCAACGGACTCGGCCGTCTCGGCGGCCTCGGCGGCCTCCTCGGTCTCACCGGCGTCACCGGCGTCCCCGGCCCCCGTGTCGTCGGGTGCCGTCACCACCGCCGCTGCTGCTCCCACCGAGCGGGCCCGCGCGAAGGCTGACCGCCGCGGCACGCTGCTGGCGGCCGCAGCGGCCCTGTTCGCCGAGCGGGGATTCGCCGGCGTCTCGATCGACGACCTCGGAGCGGCCGCCGGGGTGAGCGGACCCGCGGTGTACAGGCACTTCTCCGGCAAGCAGGCCGTGCTCGCCGCCATCCTCCTCGACGCGAGCACCGGCCTGCTCGAGGGAGGCCGCACCGTGGTGGAGGCAGCCCCCGCCGCGGCCGACGCGCTGGCCGCGCTCGTGCACTTCCATGTCGACTTCGCGCTCGGCAACGCCGACGTCATCCTCGTGCAGGATCGCGACATCGCCAGCCTCGCCGCAGCCGACAGCCACGCTGTGCGCAGCCTGCAGCGTCGCTACGTCGAGCTCTGGGTGGGCGTGCTCGGCCTGCTGCATCCGGCGCGCACGGATGCCGAGCTGCGCGTGCGCGCCCACGCCGCGTTCGGCCTGATGAACTCCACGCCGCACAGCGCCAGGACCGGAACCCGTCAGCCCGCGGATGCAGTGGTGTGCGCTGCGCTGGAGCAGATGGCGCTCGCGTCACTCGAGGCCTAG
- a CDS encoding M16 family metallopeptidase, which translates to MNGAVDLPLGMPELSFTASGDCLVRRSVLPSGVRILTEHVPGSRSATIGYWVAVGSRDELPALAAINGRSAHPGTFGSTHFLEHLLFKGTSTRTALDIAVSFDAVGGEHNAMTAKEYTCYYAKVRDRDLPMAAAVLTDMLTSSLLDPEEFENERGVILEELSMAEDDPSDVANERFFEAVLGEHPLGRPIGGSPATIEAATREAVWNHYRANYRPQDLVVTAAGAVDHDELVASVTTALESAGWDLTVPASPVERRPAEASTIARGSELVVVDRQLEQVNMFLGVPGLIATDDRRMTMSVLNSIFGGGMSSRLFQEVREKRGLAYSVYSFAAAYSDAGVFGMYAGCSPAKAAPVAELMLDELQLLADKGVTDAEMGRAIGQISGASALALEDSDTRMSRLGRAEITQGEFTDLDEGLRRVGLVTAADVQELAADLVSRELSLSAVGAVDPDLFAPILGAHAG; encoded by the coding sequence ATGAACGGCGCAGTTGACCTCCCTCTCGGCATGCCCGAGCTCAGCTTCACCGCCTCCGGTGACTGCCTCGTCAGGCGATCGGTCCTCCCCAGCGGAGTGCGCATCCTCACAGAGCACGTGCCTGGCTCCCGCAGCGCCACCATCGGCTACTGGGTCGCCGTCGGCTCCCGCGACGAGCTTCCCGCGCTGGCCGCCATCAACGGTCGCAGCGCGCATCCGGGCACCTTCGGCTCCACGCACTTCCTCGAGCACCTGCTCTTCAAGGGAACCTCCACCCGCACGGCGCTCGACATCGCCGTCTCCTTCGACGCCGTCGGTGGCGAGCACAACGCCATGACCGCGAAGGAGTACACCTGCTACTACGCCAAGGTGCGCGACCGCGACCTGCCCATGGCCGCAGCCGTACTCACCGACATGCTCACCTCGTCGCTGCTCGACCCCGAGGAGTTCGAGAACGAGCGCGGAGTCATCCTCGAAGAGCTCTCGATGGCCGAGGACGACCCGTCTGACGTGGCCAACGAGCGGTTCTTCGAGGCCGTGCTGGGGGAGCACCCGCTGGGTCGCCCCATCGGCGGCAGCCCGGCCACCATCGAGGCGGCCACCCGCGAAGCCGTCTGGAACCACTACCGCGCGAACTACCGCCCGCAAGACCTCGTCGTGACAGCGGCCGGGGCCGTCGACCACGACGAGCTCGTGGCATCCGTCACCACAGCCCTCGAATCAGCCGGCTGGGACCTGACCGTTCCCGCCTCTCCCGTCGAGCGCCGCCCCGCGGAGGCCTCCACCATCGCCCGAGGCTCCGAGCTGGTCGTCGTCGACCGCCAGCTCGAGCAGGTCAACATGTTCCTCGGCGTTCCGGGACTCATCGCCACCGATGACCGCCGCATGACCATGAGCGTTCTCAACTCGATCTTCGGCGGCGGCATGTCGTCGCGCCTGTTCCAGGAGGTGCGGGAGAAGCGCGGGCTGGCCTACTCGGTGTACTCCTTCGCGGCCGCCTACTCCGATGCCGGTGTCTTCGGCATGTACGCCGGCTGCTCACCGGCGAAGGCGGCCCCCGTCGCCGAACTGATGCTCGACGAGTTGCAGCTGCTGGCGGACAAGGGCGTGACCGATGCCGAGATGGGTCGTGCGATCGGCCAGATCTCCGGTGCCTCGGCCCTGGCACTCGAAGACAGCGACACCCGCATGAGCCGACTCGGTCGCGCTGAGATCACCCAGGGCGAGTTCACCGACCTCGATGAGGGCCTGCGCCGCGTGGGGTTGGTGACGGCAGCCGACGTGCAAGAGCTGGCCGCCGACCTCGTCTCGCGCGAACTGTCGCTGTCAGCGGTCGGCGCCGTCGACCCCGATCTGTTCGCTCCCATCCTCGGAGCGCACGCCGGCTGA
- a CDS encoding MBL fold metallo-hydrolase — protein sequence MQLAPSLHRIGNDIVAAYLVDTDDGVTIIDAGLPGHWRELEKELATMGRSIGDVRGLVLTHGDSDHIGFAERLRREQGVPIYVHEADAARARGEVKTKPEWGRMRPGAVAGFFAYAARKGGLRTTYLSEVATMTDGDVLDLPGAPRIIGLPGHSAGSVAIHVPTVGALFVGDALTTRHVLTGSRGPQPAPFTDEPAQAIESLARLEGLGATWVLPGHGAPWQGDSDEAIRQVRAAASAVAP from the coding sequence ATGCAACTCGCACCATCGCTGCATCGCATCGGCAACGACATCGTCGCCGCATACCTCGTCGACACCGACGACGGCGTGACCATCATCGACGCCGGTCTCCCCGGCCACTGGCGCGAGCTGGAGAAGGAGCTCGCCACGATGGGCCGGAGCATCGGCGACGTGCGCGGACTCGTGCTCACCCACGGCGACAGCGACCACATAGGCTTCGCGGAACGGCTGCGCCGGGAGCAGGGTGTCCCGATCTACGTGCACGAGGCAGACGCGGCGCGTGCCCGCGGCGAGGTCAAGACCAAGCCGGAGTGGGGACGGATGCGGCCGGGCGCCGTGGCGGGATTCTTCGCCTATGCCGCACGCAAGGGCGGGCTGCGCACCACCTACCTGAGCGAGGTAGCGACCATGACCGATGGCGACGTTCTCGACCTGCCCGGCGCACCGCGCATCATCGGCCTCCCGGGACACTCCGCCGGAAGCGTCGCCATTCACGTTCCCACCGTCGGTGCGCTCTTCGTCGGCGACGCCCTCACCACGCGGCACGTGCTCACGGGAAGCCGCGGACCGCAGCCCGCTCCGTTCACCGACGAGCCGGCTCAGGCGATCGAGTCGCTGGCTCGTCTCGAGGGACTCGGCGCCACATGGGTGCTGCCCGGGCACGGGGCGCCCTGGCAGGGCGACAGCGACGAGGCGATCAGGCAGGTGCGGGCAGCCGCATCCGCGGTCGCACCCTGA
- a CDS encoding HpcH/HpaI aldolase/citrate lyase family protein codes for MTFRMGPALLFCPANRPDRYEKALERADAVIIDLEDAVAPDDREDAREALVQTPLDPDRVIVRLNPVGSHDFSADLSALEATAYRFVMLPKAEHPDAAAAVAGYSVVALCETAAGVLAAPAVAREPNVVALMWGAEDLVASLGGTSSRFADGRYRAVADHARSSVLLAAGAAGIAAIDTVHLDIADTDGLVAEATDAAASGFAATACIHPSQVGIIRAAYRPSDAEIAEARAVIAVAAREHGVFRHGDRMVDGPVLRHAEAVLRRAGRD; via the coding sequence ATGACGTTCCGCATGGGGCCCGCGCTGCTGTTCTGCCCGGCGAACCGCCCCGATCGCTACGAGAAGGCACTCGAGCGAGCGGATGCGGTCATCATCGACCTCGAGGACGCCGTCGCGCCCGACGACCGGGAAGACGCCCGCGAGGCGCTCGTCCAGACCCCTCTCGATCCCGACAGGGTGATCGTGCGGTTGAATCCGGTCGGAAGCCACGACTTCTCGGCCGATCTCTCGGCGCTCGAGGCCACGGCGTACCGCTTCGTGATGCTGCCCAAGGCTGAGCATCCGGATGCCGCAGCCGCTGTCGCCGGCTACAGCGTCGTCGCCCTGTGCGAGACCGCCGCCGGAGTTCTGGCGGCACCGGCCGTGGCGCGCGAGCCGAATGTCGTCGCGCTGATGTGGGGAGCGGAAGACCTGGTGGCTTCCCTCGGCGGCACATCGAGCCGTTTCGCCGACGGCCGCTACCGTGCCGTGGCCGACCACGCGCGCTCCAGCGTGCTGCTCGCGGCCGGCGCCGCAGGCATCGCCGCCATCGACACCGTGCACCTCGACATCGCCGACACCGACGGCCTCGTCGCCGAGGCGACGGATGCTGCAGCCAGCGGCTTCGCGGCCACGGCCTGCATCCACCCGAGCCAGGTCGGGATCATCCGTGCGGCGTACCGGCCGAGCGACGCCGAGATCGCGGAGGCCCGGGCCGTCATCGCCGTCGCCGCTCGGGAGCACGGGGTGTTCAGGCATGGGGACAGGATGGTCGACGGTCCGGTTCTGAGGCACGCGGAGGCCGTACTCCGTCGGGCCGGTCGAGACTGA
- a CDS encoding TetR/AcrR family transcriptional regulator: protein MPTPDRTSLEAIIAAGRAILRTDGLSGLTMQAVAERVGVRAPSLYKRVRGRDDLLRLVVEASLHDLDVRVDAALAASGGAGQGDARADLVELARTMRTFARENPAEYRLIFAEVPDAAHASALDRSSAAVLMVAERLVGADDALPAARTITAWANGFISMELAGAFRLGGDVDQAFEYGARRIAAALAD from the coding sequence ATGCCGACCCCCGACCGCACCTCGCTCGAGGCCATCATCGCCGCGGGCCGCGCGATCCTGCGGACCGACGGCCTGTCTGGACTCACCATGCAGGCCGTCGCCGAGCGCGTCGGTGTACGCGCGCCGTCGCTGTACAAGCGGGTGCGCGGACGCGACGACCTGCTGCGCCTCGTCGTCGAGGCCTCCCTCCACGATCTCGACGTGCGCGTCGACGCAGCGCTCGCTGCCAGTGGGGGAGCGGGCCAGGGCGACGCCCGCGCCGACCTGGTCGAGCTCGCCCGCACCATGCGCACCTTCGCCCGCGAGAACCCGGCGGAGTACCGGCTGATCTTCGCCGAGGTTCCGGATGCCGCCCACGCGAGTGCCCTCGATCGTTCGAGCGCGGCGGTCCTGATGGTCGCCGAGCGCCTGGTCGGCGCCGACGACGCCCTCCCGGCGGCCCGCACCATCACGGCGTGGGCGAACGGCTTCATCAGCATGGAACTCGCGGGGGCGTTCCGCCTCGGCGGAGACGTCGACCAGGCGTTCGAGTACGGAGCGCGCCGCATCGCCGCCGCCCTCGCCGACTGA
- a CDS encoding carboxyl transferase domain-containing protein: MPPPTSAPSTPPAPAAPSAAATAAATGAAANATALDALVAELHARLATAAEGGSQASRDRHTERGKLLPRDRVDRLLDDGSPFLEIAPLAGDGLYDDATPAAGLIAGIGLVHGRHVLVIANDATVKGGTYYPMTVKKHLRAQEIAFENRLPCIYLVDSGGAFLPMQDEVFPDRDHFGRIFFNQARMSAAAIPQIAAVLGSCTAGGAYVPAMSDETVIVRGQGTIFLGGPPLVKAAIGEIVTPEELGGGELHSHTSGVTDHLAENDEHALAIVRDIVATLPQPAASAWPVLEPMPPLTDAADLATVVPVDVQQPYDVHEVINRIIDAPTADSDSSTAFHEFKKEYGDTLVTGFARIHGHPVGIIANNGVLFSESAMKGAHFIELCDQRGIPLVFLQNISGFMVGRDAEAGGIAKHGAKMVTAVATTRVPKLTVVIGGSFGAGNYSMCGRAYSPRFLWMWPNARISVMGGPQAASVLATVKRDQLEARGQDWSADDEAAFTAPIRDQYETQGSPYYSTARLWDDGIIDPADTRTVLGLALDVCSRTPLPEPRFGLFRM, encoded by the coding sequence ATGCCGCCACCCACCAGCGCTCCCAGTACCCCGCCGGCCCCTGCCGCGCCTTCCGCAGCCGCGACCGCTGCCGCCACCGGCGCAGCCGCGAACGCCACCGCGCTGGACGCCCTCGTCGCCGAGCTGCACGCCCGCCTGGCCACGGCGGCCGAGGGCGGGAGTCAGGCCTCCCGCGACCGCCACACCGAACGCGGCAAGCTGCTGCCCCGCGACAGGGTCGACAGGCTCCTCGACGACGGCAGCCCCTTCCTCGAGATCGCGCCGCTCGCCGGTGACGGCCTCTACGACGACGCCACTCCGGCAGCCGGCCTCATCGCAGGCATCGGGCTCGTGCACGGACGCCATGTGCTGGTCATCGCCAACGACGCAACGGTCAAGGGCGGCACCTACTACCCGATGACGGTCAAGAAGCACCTGCGCGCGCAGGAGATCGCCTTCGAGAACCGCCTGCCGTGCATCTACCTCGTCGACTCCGGCGGTGCGTTCCTGCCCATGCAGGACGAGGTGTTCCCCGATCGCGACCACTTCGGCCGCATCTTCTTCAACCAGGCCCGCATGTCGGCTGCCGCCATCCCGCAGATCGCCGCGGTGCTCGGCTCGTGCACGGCCGGTGGTGCCTACGTTCCCGCCATGAGCGACGAGACCGTCATCGTGCGCGGGCAGGGCACGATCTTCCTGGGTGGCCCGCCGCTCGTGAAGGCCGCCATCGGCGAGATCGTCACTCCCGAGGAACTCGGCGGCGGTGAGCTGCACTCCCACACCTCGGGCGTCACCGATCACCTCGCGGAGAACGACGAGCACGCTCTCGCCATCGTGCGTGACATCGTTGCGACCCTGCCGCAGCCGGCGGCATCCGCCTGGCCGGTGCTCGAGCCGATGCCTCCGCTGACGGATGCCGCCGACCTCGCCACAGTGGTCCCCGTCGACGTGCAGCAGCCCTACGACGTGCACGAGGTGATCAACCGCATCATCGACGCCCCGACGGCGGACTCCGACTCCTCGACCGCCTTCCACGAGTTCAAGAAGGAGTACGGCGACACTCTCGTCACCGGCTTCGCGCGCATCCACGGGCACCCCGTCGGCATCATCGCGAACAACGGCGTGCTGTTCAGCGAGTCGGCCATGAAGGGCGCCCACTTCATCGAGCTGTGCGACCAGCGCGGCATCCCGCTGGTGTTCCTTCAGAACATCTCGGGATTCATGGTCGGCCGAGATGCCGAGGCGGGCGGCATCGCGAAGCACGGCGCCAAGATGGTCACCGCCGTCGCCACGACGCGCGTGCCGAAGCTCACCGTCGTGATCGGCGGCAGCTTCGGCGCCGGCAACTACTCCATGTGCGGTCGGGCGTACTCTCCGCGGTTCCTCTGGATGTGGCCGAACGCCCGCATCAGCGTGATGGGCGGCCCGCAGGCGGCCTCGGTGCTCGCCACGGTCAAGCGCGATCAGCTTGAGGCACGCGGACAGGACTGGTCGGCCGACGACGAGGCCGCGTTCACAGCCCCCATCCGCGATCAGTACGAGACGCAGGGCAGCCCCTACTACTCGACGGCCCGACTCTGGGACGACGGCATCATCGACCCGGCCGACACCCGCACTGTTCTCGGCCTCGCCCTCGACGTGTGCTCGCGCACGCCGCTTCCCGAGCCGCGCTTCGGCCTCTTCCGGATGTGA
- a CDS encoding aldo/keto reductase, whose translation MTQVVPRAVERSAEAAPEIVIPALEQTSSPFSGAIGIQQVSAPARRHIPDTDLWVFPLALGAQRFGRTVDPRTAVDMLDRYREGGGNLIDTVDAVVAQRSEQLIGAWLRARHCRDDVVLATTVGGGTDFPGLTPANIVAGVDASLQRLGVDRLDLLFMRESEGVPVPLEESLGAIDALVQAGKVRYIAASGFSADRLIEARVLAANGLPRFRAVQSSYSLAERVPFEGSVSVSANAQGLAVFPSSPLNHGVLAGSTRGDGSIPASVASRLALHLNRRMRRIRAVIDRIATEHGVPSATIAIAWLLARRDVVAPVTGARSISELHSLMAAPRVTLTRSDMLDLDRVTL comes from the coding sequence ATGACTCAGGTGGTGCCGCGGGCCGTGGAACGTTCGGCCGAGGCTGCTCCTGAAATCGTCATCCCAGCACTCGAGCAGACCTCGTCGCCGTTCTCGGGTGCCATCGGCATCCAGCAGGTCTCCGCACCCGCGCGTCGGCACATCCCCGACACCGACCTCTGGGTCTTCCCGCTCGCCCTGGGCGCGCAGCGATTCGGCCGCACGGTCGATCCGCGCACGGCCGTCGACATGCTCGATCGCTACCGCGAAGGAGGCGGCAACCTCATCGACACTGTCGATGCCGTCGTCGCGCAGCGCAGCGAGCAGCTCATCGGTGCCTGGCTTCGTGCGCGGCACTGCCGTGACGACGTCGTTCTGGCCACGACCGTCGGCGGCGGAACCGATTTCCCGGGCCTGACCCCGGCCAACATCGTGGCCGGCGTCGATGCCTCCCTGCAGCGTCTCGGCGTCGATCGCCTCGATCTCCTGTTCATGCGCGAGTCCGAGGGTGTTCCGGTGCCGCTCGAGGAGAGCCTCGGCGCCATCGACGCCCTCGTGCAGGCCGGCAAGGTCCGCTACATCGCCGCATCCGGATTCTCGGCGGACAGGCTCATCGAGGCGCGTGTGCTCGCCGCCAACGGTCTTCCCCGCTTCCGGGCCGTGCAGTCGTCGTACAGCCTCGCCGAGCGCGTGCCGTTCGAGGGCTCGGTCTCGGTGTCCGCCAACGCGCAAGGCCTCGCCGTGTTCCCGTCCAGCCCGCTGAACCATGGTGTGCTCGCAGGCTCCACCCGCGGTGACGGCTCCATCCCGGCCAGCGTCGCGAGCAGGCTGGCGCTCCACCTCAACCGGAGAATGCGTCGCATCCGCGCGGTCATCGATCGCATCGCGACCGAGCACGGAGTGCCGTCGGCCACCATTGCCATCGCCTGGCTGCTGGCCCGGCGCGACGTGGTGGCGCCGGTCACCGGCGCCCGCTCCATCAGCGAGCTGCACTCGCTCATGGCCGCGCCACGCGTCACTCTCACGCGGTCCGACATGCTCGACCTCGACCGCGTCACCCTCTGA
- a CDS encoding acetyl/propionyl/methylcrotonyl-CoA carboxylase subunit alpha encodes MTTDNATPPVNQNPATPMSPTDPATPATPATPASPTDPANRSPLFSTVLVANRGEIAVRVIRTLRRLGIRSVAVFSDADADALHVRMADTAVRLGPADARESYLDAERVIAAAQSAGAQAIHPGYGFLSENAAFAAACEAAGIVFIGPGEQALEVMGDKIRAKLHVALSNVPVVPGVSDAALDDAALAEAALGVGFPLLIKPSAGGGGKGMQLVRSAAELPEAIAAARRVAASAFGDDTLLLERFIDQPRHIEVQVLADAHGAVVHLGERECSLQRRHQKVIEEAPSPLLDAATRERIGRAACDAARSVDYRGAGTVEFLVSAARPDDFFFIEMNTRLQVEHPVTELVTGIDLVEQQLRVAAGEPLAFEHDDVHLTGHAIEARVYAESPERGFLPSIGTVLAYSEPEGPGVRVDSGITAGSEVSPNYDPMLAKVIAFGSDRVEALARLDEALAGTVVLGVDTNIAFLRALIAEPAVQAGDLDTGLIDRMPPPQVLTPSPELLADVAAAVVADEAQQAGSASQLWRSRSGFRLGTHRPRTVTFLLDDAVTEVEVPLETGLDTRATPSRATRPAALTIARQGPQLWVHADGAAHELTLVDRAARLARTLAAIDRVGTEHSPELRAPMPGTVVAVHVADGDEVEAGQAVVSIEAMKMEHRITTPISGRVSLTTSEGALVRRDDIVASVTPIATSEKRDMQ; translated from the coding sequence ATGACGACCGACAATGCGACGCCTCCGGTGAACCAGAACCCAGCGACCCCGATGAGCCCGACCGACCCGGCGACTCCCGCGACTCCCGCGACTCCCGCGAGCCCGACCGACCCGGCGAACCGCAGCCCGCTCTTCAGCACCGTGCTCGTCGCCAACCGCGGCGAGATCGCCGTGCGCGTCATCCGCACGCTGCGACGACTCGGCATCAGGTCGGTCGCCGTCTTCAGCGACGCGGATGCCGACGCCCTCCACGTGCGGATGGCCGACACCGCCGTGCGACTCGGCCCGGCCGACGCGCGCGAGAGCTACCTCGACGCGGAGCGCGTCATCGCCGCTGCCCAGAGCGCCGGAGCGCAGGCCATCCATCCCGGCTACGGGTTCCTCAGCGAGAACGCGGCCTTCGCCGCCGCCTGCGAGGCAGCAGGCATCGTCTTCATCGGACCGGGCGAGCAGGCGCTCGAGGTCATGGGCGACAAGATCCGCGCGAAGCTCCACGTGGCGCTGTCGAACGTTCCCGTGGTTCCGGGAGTCTCAGATGCCGCCCTCGACGACGCCGCCCTCGCAGAGGCCGCGCTCGGCGTCGGGTTCCCGCTGCTCATCAAGCCGTCGGCCGGAGGTGGCGGCAAGGGCATGCAGCTGGTTCGCTCCGCCGCCGAGCTGCCGGAGGCCATCGCGGCCGCTCGCCGGGTCGCGGCATCCGCGTTCGGCGATGACACACTGCTGCTCGAGCGCTTCATCGACCAGCCCCGGCACATCGAGGTGCAGGTGCTCGCCGACGCCCACGGGGCAGTCGTGCACCTCGGTGAACGTGAGTGCTCGCTGCAGCGCCGCCACCAGAAGGTCATCGAGGAGGCGCCGTCGCCACTGCTCGACGCCGCCACCCGAGAGCGCATCGGACGCGCCGCGTGCGATGCCGCCCGCAGCGTCGACTATCGAGGGGCCGGGACCGTCGAATTCCTCGTCTCGGCCGCTCGTCCTGACGACTTCTTCTTCATCGAGATGAACACCCGTCTCCAGGTGGAGCATCCGGTGACCGAGCTCGTCACGGGCATCGACCTGGTCGAGCAGCAGCTCAGGGTCGCCGCGGGCGAGCCGCTCGCCTTCGAGCACGACGATGTGCACCTCACCGGCCACGCGATCGAGGCTCGTGTCTATGCCGAGAGCCCCGAGCGGGGCTTCCTGCCGTCGATCGGAACCGTGCTCGCCTACTCCGAGCCGGAGGGCCCCGGCGTGCGAGTCGACAGCGGCATCACGGCCGGATCCGAGGTGAGCCCGAACTACGACCCCATGCTCGCGAAGGTGATCGCCTTCGGGTCCGATCGAGTCGAGGCCCTCGCGAGGCTCGACGAAGCCCTGGCCGGCACCGTGGTGCTCGGCGTCGACACGAACATCGCGTTCCTCCGAGCATTGATCGCCGAGCCGGCTGTGCAGGCCGGTGACCTCGACACCGGACTCATCGATCGGATGCCGCCCCCACAGGTGCTCACCCCGTCGCCCGAGCTGCTCGCCGATGTGGCCGCAGCCGTCGTCGCCGACGAGGCCCAGCAGGCCGGCTCGGCTTCGCAGCTCTGGCGCTCCCGCTCGGGCTTCCGCCTCGGCACGCACCGCCCCCGCACTGTGACGTTCCTCCTGGACGACGCCGTCACCGAAGTCGAGGTCCCTCTGGAGACGGGTCTCGATACGCGTGCGACTCCGTCGCGCGCTACTCGACCAGCGGCGCTGACGATCGCCAGGCAGGGACCGCAGCTCTGGGTGCACGCGGATGGCGCGGCCCACGAGCTCACCCTGGTCGACCGCGCCGCCCGCCTCGCCCGCACCCTGGCCGCCATCGACCGCGTGGGCACGGAGCACAGCCCCGAGCTGCGCGCCCCGATGCCCGGAACCGTCGTCGCTGTCCATGTCGCCGACGGCGACGAGGTCGAGGCCGGCCAGGCCGTCGTGTCCATCGAGGCCATGAAGATGGAGCACCGCATCACCACCCCGATCAGCGGGCGGGTGAGCCTCACGACCAGCGAGGGCGCCCTCGTCCGTCGCGACGACATCGTCGCATCCGTCACCCCGATCGCCACGAGCGAGAAACGAGACATGCAATGA